The sequence TAGAAACCACCAGAGAAAATCAAACTGTTAAAATATTTGTATCACATTTATCTATAAAGTGTGTTGAGATTTACTATGTATAAGAATAAACTCATTCTGAATTTATTTTTAACTTCTCTATTTTTTATTTTGAATCTGTTTTCAATAGAAGCACAAACTGAAATCAAATCTTTAAAAGTCTATGCCGGCAGTTCCCAAGATTCAATACCGATCATAGATGGTCAGAAAAATTCATTAACAATTGAATTTGACGTTAAATCAGTTGGTGAACCGATGTTTAATATCATTTTTAAGTTTTGCGATAGAGATTGGAATCCTTATAATAATTTATTTCTTTCCAATACAGGGTACAACACAGTTTTTCAACATCAAATGTTTTATGAAGTTTTGCCCCCGCAAATTAAAGAAGTTGATTTTCATTACAAGGGTAGTTTTCCAAACGATAGAAGTAGTGTAGATTTCCCATTCTCTGGCAAATGGAAATTTTATGTAACTGAATCCAATGATACTTCAAAAGTTTATGCAGTGGGAAAATTTATTGTTGTAAACAATCTCATCGAAGTTTCTGCTAAAATTAAAAATGAAACACTTGAAAAAATTTACTTTCCAACTGATCTTGGAAGAATTTTTCAATTGGATCTTGAATTGAATTTACCAGAAAACTATTTTCCTTCTAATGTACAGGGAATTGAGATAATTGAAAACCAGAAAATTGAATATCCGTATTATGTTGATAGAAAAGGCAACAGCGATTTACGTGCATATTATTGGAACGGCAGCAATAAATTTAGTTTTATGTCTAAGGAAATAAGACCCGGGAATTCTTATCGACAGGTTGATTTAAGAAATACAACAATCAATATGGCAAAGCAAGTGTACGCGCAATTTGATGGAGTGGAAACTTCACGATTCTTTGTTTCGCCCGGGAAAGATTTGCACGGTGGTTCCCTGGTTGCAAAATATAGTGATCAATTTGCAACTTATCTTGATGTTACTTTTCGATTAAGACCACCTGCAGAAATAAACAGTAAAATATTTCTCGTTGGTTCTTTTAATAACTGGCAGGTGCTTCCTGAATATGAAATGCAAAATAGTGGTGGTCTATTTACAACCACAGTTCAGATTAAGCGTGGGATTTATGATTATCAGTATGTAACTGCAGATCTAAATGATGGGAAGATAAGCAATATTGATTGGTATATTCTGGAAGGAAATAACTGGAATACAAAAAATTATTACAGCATCTTCCTTTGGTATTCTGAACCTGATAAAGGTGGTTATGACAGAATAATTGGCTATCAACAAATTATGAGTAATTAAAATGTCGAATTTGAAAATTGGAATTATTGGTACAGGTCATTTAGGCAGACTTCATACAAAACTTTTTAAGGAAGTTACCGGCTGCCAGCTTGTTGGAATATTTGATAAAGATTTAGAAATGGCAAATGCTTGTGGAAAAGAATTTGATGTGAAGGTTTTTGAGAAACTTGATGACTTATTAAATGCGGTTGATGCTGTTTCGATAGTTGCAACAACCAGCGCTCATTATGAACTTGCAAAGAAATCATTGGAAGCAGACAAACATGTTTTTGTAGAGAAACCAATTACTGCCACAATTGAAGAAGCTGAGGAACTTGTTCTGATTTCATCTCAAAAAAGTTTAAATCTACAGGTGGGACACATTGAAAGATTCAATCCTGCTTTGCTTTCGCTTGAAAAATATCAACTGGATCCAAAATTCATTCAGACTGACAGACTTGCTCAATTTAATCCACGCGGTACCGATGTTGCTGTTGTATTGGATTTGATGATTCACGATATCGATATTATTTTAAGTCTGGTTAAAAGTGATGTTAGAAAAATTCACGCGAGTGGTGTTGCTGTAGTTTCGGATAATATTGATATTGCAAATGCAAGAATTGAATTTGAAAACGGCGCTGTGGCAAATGTAACTGCATCCAGAATTTCTCAAAAGAAAATGCGGAAGATGCGAATGTTCCAGAAGGATACTTACATCTCTCTCGATTTTACAACTGGTGCTTCGGAAGTTTACAGGCTTGCTTCTCCCGATGAACAGTTGAAAGAACCATTCGTTTCCTTTGGAGAAATGGGAATTGGTGATAAGAAAAAATTAGTTATTTATGAACAGCCGGAATTGAAAGAAGTTAATGCTCTTCAGTATGAACTGCAGCTATTTGTTGATTCGATCAACAAGAAGGAG is a genomic window of Ignavibacteriales bacterium containing:
- a CDS encoding glycogen-binding domain-containing protein, with the protein product MYKNKLILNLFLTSLFFILNLFSIEAQTEIKSLKVYAGSSQDSIPIIDGQKNSLTIEFDVKSVGEPMFNIIFKFCDRDWNPYNNLFLSNTGYNTVFQHQMFYEVLPPQIKEVDFHYKGSFPNDRSSVDFPFSGKWKFYVTESNDTSKVYAVGKFIVVNNLIEVSAKIKNETLEKIYFPTDLGRIFQLDLELNLPENYFPSNVQGIEIIENQKIEYPYYVDRKGNSDLRAYYWNGSNKFSFMSKEIRPGNSYRQVDLRNTTINMAKQVYAQFDGVETSRFFVSPGKDLHGGSLVAKYSDQFATYLDVTFRLRPPAEINSKIFLVGSFNNWQVLPEYEMQNSGGLFTTTVQIKRGIYDYQYVTADLNDGKISNIDWYILEGNNWNTKNYYSIFLWYSEPDKGGYDRIIGYQQIMSN
- a CDS encoding Gfo/Idh/MocA family oxidoreductase, with the protein product MSNLKIGIIGTGHLGRLHTKLFKEVTGCQLVGIFDKDLEMANACGKEFDVKVFEKLDDLLNAVDAVSIVATTSAHYELAKKSLEADKHVFVEKPITATIEEAEELVLISSQKSLNLQVGHIERFNPALLSLEKYQLDPKFIQTDRLAQFNPRGTDVAVVLDLMIHDIDIILSLVKSDVRKIHASGVAVVSDNIDIANARIEFENGAVANVTASRISQKKMRKMRMFQKDTYISLDFTTGASEVYRLASPDEQLKEPFVSFGEMGIGDKKKLVIYEQPELKEVNALQYELQLFVDSINKKEKPIVTGADGLKALKVAETIIMEIEKSKIN